A region from the Aeromicrobium choanae genome encodes:
- a CDS encoding purine-nucleoside phosphorylase — protein sequence MTRVNAYDLASEAATALRDRTGGGDHDVALVMGSGWLPAADALGEPEFEVPTEELPGFSKPAVAGHGGTIRSVRVGDLRALVFLGRTHFYEGKGVDAVVHGVRTAAAAGVRTMVLTNGCGGLNPAWTPGTPVLIRDHINLTATSPIVGANFVDLTDLYAQRLRDLVREVDPSIDEGVYVQFPGPHYETPAEVRMAGILGGDLVGMSTTLEAIAAREAGMEVLGISLVTNLAAGISDAPLNHEEVLEAGRSAATRMGALLADLLPRV from the coding sequence GTGACTCGGGTGAACGCCTACGACCTCGCCAGCGAAGCCGCCACCGCCCTGCGTGACCGCACCGGAGGCGGCGACCACGACGTCGCCCTCGTGATGGGCTCCGGGTGGCTGCCGGCCGCCGACGCCCTCGGCGAGCCCGAGTTCGAGGTCCCCACCGAGGAGCTGCCCGGCTTCAGCAAGCCAGCGGTCGCCGGTCACGGCGGCACCATCCGCTCGGTGCGCGTGGGCGACCTGCGGGCGCTCGTCTTCCTGGGCCGCACCCACTTCTACGAGGGCAAGGGCGTCGACGCCGTCGTGCACGGCGTGCGCACGGCCGCGGCGGCCGGGGTCCGCACGATGGTGCTGACGAACGGCTGCGGCGGCCTCAACCCCGCGTGGACCCCCGGCACTCCCGTGCTGATCCGCGACCACATCAACCTGACCGCCACGTCGCCGATCGTCGGCGCGAACTTCGTCGACCTCACCGACCTCTACGCGCAGCGCCTGCGCGACCTCGTGCGCGAGGTCGACCCGTCCATCGACGAGGGCGTCTACGTGCAGTTCCCGGGACCTCACTACGAGACTCCGGCCGAGGTGAGGATGGCAGGCATCCTCGGCGGCGACCTGGTCGGCATGTCCACCACGCTCGAGGCCATCGCCGCACGCGAGGCGGGCATGGAGGTGCTGGGCATCTCGCTCGTCACCAACCTCGCCGCGGGCATCTCGGACGCGCCGCTGAACCACGAGGAGGTCCTCGAGGCGGGCCGATCCGCCGCCACCCGCATGGGCGCCCTTCTCGCCGACCTGCTGCCCCGCGTCTGA
- a CDS encoding TetR/AcrR family transcriptional regulator, which produces MPKIIGDSLEEHRAAMRRRVFAALVELLRDRPFDLITMADLAARAEVGRSSLYNHFKDKEAVVVAFATDETSRYLAELNESLASRTSPTERLETYVRHHVDTSKDFHIGLGPELRAMLSPESVKAMREHVVAVEQVLRQILVDGVAEGEFVVDDIDATVSLLHATLSARHASADTTTRFVLAAVSAS; this is translated from the coding sequence GTGCCGAAGATCATCGGGGACTCCTTGGAGGAGCACCGCGCCGCCATGCGCCGCCGGGTCTTCGCCGCCCTGGTGGAGCTGCTGCGCGACCGGCCCTTCGACCTCATCACGATGGCCGACCTGGCCGCGCGCGCCGAGGTCGGCCGGTCGTCGCTGTACAACCACTTCAAGGACAAGGAGGCCGTCGTCGTCGCGTTCGCGACCGACGAGACCTCCCGCTACCTCGCGGAGCTGAACGAGTCGCTCGCCAGCCGGACGTCGCCGACCGAGCGCCTCGAGACGTACGTGCGCCACCACGTGGACACGTCGAAGGACTTCCACATCGGCCTCGGTCCCGAGCTGCGCGCGATGCTCTCGCCCGAATCGGTCAAGGCGATGCGCGAGCACGTCGTCGCGGTCGAGCAGGTGCTGCGCCAGATCCTCGTCGACGGCGTCGCCGAGGGTGAGTTCGTCGTGGACGACATCGACGCCACCGTGTCGCTGCTGCACGCCACGCTCTCCGCCCGGCACGCGTCGGCCGACACCACCACGCGCTTCGTCCTCGCGGCCGTCTCCGCCTCCTGA
- a CDS encoding HtaA domain-containing protein yields the protein MSPHTLVRGRRLLAGTTVAALTAGVLALTPATAQAAESQTIEDGSISWGLKASFRSYLTGPIAHGTITPTAPATDTGTQTVFPQASGSWADGEASVGAKGAVKFYGHDGALDLTISDPRIVVTGSGAQLVVDAVDSEDVSHDDVAFADIQLAGTVSSSPVAVSITAAPTTITAAGAGLLSNQGSAFYAPGTALDPISAQFEVASQPTVTVSKVAFAPDETATVTVNGSGFDPQDVIAARPPLAGKSAGVYVTFGKYEPNWRYSAGAPSSARKNAAVKWAVLADDMNTIGGAPAGAIELRPDGTFTAELIVSKAVADGLAGLTEAHTQYGIYTYPGGGASYAAWESYTPVSFVPAVPVTKSLSTAYGKGGSVSVTAPVAGTVTVAGLGSKVVAAGGTAAFAVSRKQTAGTKSYRVTFAPADASLTAPAATTVKVTVAKTAASKGKVKVTRKPTSKKKGLAVVSVKGASGAAAPTGKVKLKLTKGKKSKYVTANLSAGKRTVKLPKLAKGKWVVNVAYYGNANYTKRGYVKAGSFKVTK from the coding sequence ATGTCTCCCCACACCTTGGTTCGCGGGCGTCGCCTGCTCGCCGGGACGACCGTCGCGGCACTGACCGCCGGCGTCCTCGCGCTCACTCCCGCCACGGCCCAGGCCGCCGAGTCGCAGACGATCGAGGACGGCTCGATCTCCTGGGGCCTGAAGGCCTCGTTCCGCAGCTACCTGACCGGCCCCATCGCCCACGGCACGATCACGCCCACCGCCCCCGCCACGGACACCGGCACCCAGACGGTCTTCCCGCAGGCCTCGGGCTCGTGGGCCGACGGAGAGGCCTCGGTCGGCGCCAAGGGTGCTGTGAAGTTCTACGGCCACGACGGCGCGCTGGACCTGACGATCTCCGACCCGCGCATCGTCGTGACCGGATCGGGCGCCCAGCTGGTCGTCGACGCCGTCGACAGCGAGGACGTCTCGCACGACGACGTCGCGTTCGCCGACATCCAGCTGGCCGGCACGGTCAGCTCCAGCCCCGTCGCCGTGAGCATCACGGCCGCGCCGACCACGATCACCGCCGCCGGCGCCGGACTGCTCTCCAACCAGGGTTCCGCCTTCTACGCCCCGGGCACGGCCCTGGATCCGATCAGCGCGCAGTTCGAGGTCGCCTCGCAGCCGACCGTGACCGTCTCCAAGGTGGCGTTCGCTCCCGACGAGACCGCCACGGTCACCGTCAACGGCTCGGGCTTCGACCCGCAGGACGTCATCGCGGCCCGCCCGCCGCTGGCCGGCAAGTCGGCCGGCGTGTACGTCACCTTCGGCAAGTACGAGCCGAACTGGCGCTACTCCGCCGGTGCTCCCAGCTCGGCGCGCAAGAACGCCGCGGTCAAGTGGGCCGTCCTCGCCGACGACATGAACACGATCGGCGGGGCCCCCGCCGGCGCCATCGAGCTGCGCCCCGACGGCACCTTCACGGCTGAGCTGATCGTCTCCAAGGCGGTCGCGGACGGCCTTGCCGGCCTCACCGAGGCGCACACGCAGTACGGCATCTACACGTACCCCGGTGGCGGTGCCTCGTACGCCGCCTGGGAGTCGTACACGCCCGTCTCCTTCGTCCCGGCTGTTCCCGTGACGAAGAGCCTCTCCACCGCGTACGGCAAGGGTGGCAGCGTGAGCGTCACTGCTCCGGTCGCCGGAACGGTCACCGTCGCGGGCCTCGGCAGCAAGGTCGTCGCGGCCGGTGGCACGGCGGCGTTCGCAGTCTCCAGGAAGCAGACCGCGGGCACGAAGTCCTACCGCGTGACCTTCGCCCCCGCCGACGCGAGCCTCACGGCTCCCGCGGCGACGACCGTCAAGGTGACGGTCGCGAAGACCGCCGCCTCGAAGGGCAAGGTCAAGGTCACCCGCAAGCCCACGTCGAAGAAGAAGGGCCTCGCCGTCGTCTCGGTCAAGGGTGCTTCGGGCGCCGCCGCTCCGACCGGCAAGGTCAAGCTCAAGCTGACCAAGGGCAAGAAGAGCAAGTACGTCACGGCGAACCTGTCGGCCGGCAAGCGCACGGTGAAGCTGCCGAAGCTCGCCAAGGGCAAGTGGGTCGTGAACGTCGCGTACTACGGCAACGCGAACTACACGAAGCGCGGCTACGTGAAGGCGGGCTCGTTCAAGGTCACCAAGTGA
- a CDS encoding HtaA domain-containing protein, giving the protein MTVLDRADRPMHVRVLGVLLAAVLAVVTVPAVRAHAAEAGTKVTAGTISWGVKSSFRNYITGPIAHGTVTTTAPATAASDGFTFPAASGTWADAGDVAAQGSVRFEGHDGVLDLTIGKPRLVRTGDSAQLRVDAVVNGSSRSGVAIADVDLVGKVSSSGTKVTVSGAPAVLTEAGTDLFAYEGAPMYPAGTALDPVSAQLTLETVVEPTDPEPTEPGPTEPTEPAPTTPPANDAKVTGGSLAWGLKQSFRSYLKMGFVAGATEALVPATDNGTRTTFVSASGTWSSKVVDVRTSGGVRFTGHHGVLDFTVRNLRLVVDGRRSELRADVRDSEGNDLRNLAFATVDLQGRTKAARNAVTIAGAPVTLTRAGEAMFDYSGSPMYSAGTALDPLNGTITVQGATAPPKTSPVAKPAKTTQPKGDRGRGARDGRAGELTWGVKASFRSYITGPIAKGSVSVSGGAASIGSGYRFGQSSTTATPPSAQGSTSYRGGVKFYGHHGTLDLTISQPSVRVTSGTSATLSASVTGRGRVDLATLDLAAAQRSTESGWVRYAGAPARLTVAGAGMFSYQGRAFYAPGSLLDPVTFSVGSTSSGGAASAVVAATTSDDWTPPATPPATTGLTLEQDEVRAGDQVTASGSGFLPNESGIRVVLYSSPIVLAENISADAAGRATWKGTIPATLEPGKHTLTFQGSVDRGVVIDVAEAEKIVGCELSDARLDWGFKESFRAYVSGSIANGDWSTQGDASYETPEFTWSKGDGVLDETTRAGELEFGGAVVFTGHDGALDTTIANPAVTMTDAKSATLSVDYTGGTMDAAMAGKDDRKTIAAVPFADLDLSAGEVSEQGKTVTISGIPATLTSAGSAAFPNYESGAALDPVTLTYTVAEDCAAVAAQPAAGAEDAAAVALDPLAPASSADWPLWLAGTVLLMLASIAGTVLVMRRRTPGADA; this is encoded by the coding sequence GTGACCGTGCTCGATCGCGCCGACCGGCCCATGCACGTGCGAGTTCTCGGCGTCCTGTTGGCCGCCGTCCTGGCCGTGGTGACCGTTCCCGCGGTCCGCGCGCATGCCGCCGAGGCCGGAACGAAAGTCACCGCCGGAACGATCTCGTGGGGCGTGAAGTCGTCCTTCCGGAACTACATCACTGGGCCGATCGCCCACGGCACGGTCACCACCACCGCGCCGGCCACCGCGGCCTCCGACGGATTCACCTTCCCCGCGGCCTCGGGCACGTGGGCCGACGCCGGCGATGTCGCTGCGCAGGGGTCCGTCCGCTTCGAGGGGCACGACGGCGTCCTCGACCTCACGATCGGCAAGCCGCGGCTGGTCAGGACCGGGGACTCGGCGCAGCTGAGGGTCGACGCCGTGGTGAACGGCTCCAGCCGCTCCGGGGTCGCCATCGCCGACGTGGACCTCGTCGGCAAGGTCAGCTCCTCCGGCACGAAGGTCACCGTCTCCGGTGCGCCTGCCGTGCTCACCGAGGCTGGCACGGACCTCTTCGCCTACGAGGGTGCGCCGATGTACCCGGCCGGCACGGCACTCGATCCGGTATCCGCGCAACTCACTCTGGAGACGGTGGTCGAGCCGACCGACCCCGAGCCCACCGAGCCGGGTCCCACCGAGCCCACCGAGCCCGCTCCCACGACCCCGCCGGCCAACGACGCGAAGGTCACCGGCGGCTCGCTCGCGTGGGGCCTCAAGCAGTCCTTCCGCAGCTACCTGAAGATGGGCTTCGTCGCCGGTGCGACCGAGGCGCTCGTGCCCGCCACCGACAACGGCACGCGCACCACGTTCGTCTCGGCGTCGGGCACGTGGAGCTCCAAGGTCGTCGATGTCCGCACGAGCGGAGGGGTGCGGTTCACGGGCCATCACGGCGTCCTCGACTTCACGGTGCGCAACCTGCGCCTCGTCGTTGACGGCAGGCGCTCGGAGTTGCGCGCGGACGTCCGCGACAGCGAGGGCAACGACCTGAGGAACCTCGCGTTCGCCACCGTCGACCTCCAGGGCCGGACCAAGGCCGCCCGGAACGCCGTCACGATCGCAGGCGCGCCGGTCACCCTCACCCGGGCGGGGGAGGCGATGTTCGACTACAGCGGCTCGCCGATGTACAGCGCCGGGACCGCGCTCGATCCCCTGAACGGCACGATCACCGTCCAGGGCGCCACGGCACCGCCGAAGACCTCGCCCGTCGCCAAACCGGCCAAGACCACCCAGCCGAAGGGCGACCGCGGCCGTGGCGCGCGCGATGGCCGCGCCGGCGAGCTGACGTGGGGCGTCAAGGCGAGCTTCCGCTCGTACATCACCGGGCCCATCGCGAAGGGCTCGGTGTCGGTCTCTGGCGGCGCGGCGTCCATCGGATCGGGCTACCGCTTCGGGCAGTCCTCCACCACGGCGACGCCGCCGAGCGCGCAGGGCTCCACCTCCTATCGGGGCGGCGTGAAGTTCTACGGACACCACGGCACCCTGGACCTGACGATCTCCCAGCCCTCGGTCCGCGTCACGTCGGGCACCTCGGCCACTCTCAGCGCGAGCGTCACCGGGCGCGGCCGCGTCGACCTGGCCACGCTCGACCTCGCGGCGGCGCAGCGCTCCACCGAGTCCGGCTGGGTCCGGTACGCCGGTGCTCCGGCGCGCCTCACCGTGGCCGGCGCCGGGATGTTCTCCTACCAGGGCCGGGCCTTCTACGCCCCTGGATCACTCCTCGATCCTGTGACCTTCTCGGTCGGATCGACATCCTCCGGGGGCGCGGCCAGCGCGGTCGTCGCGGCCACGACGAGCGACGACTGGACACCGCCGGCCACCCCGCCCGCCACCACCGGGCTCACCCTCGAGCAGGACGAGGTGAGGGCGGGCGACCAGGTCACCGCATCGGGCTCGGGCTTCCTGCCGAACGAGTCGGGCATCCGGGTGGTGCTCTACTCCTCCCCGATCGTGCTGGCCGAGAACATCTCCGCCGACGCCGCGGGCCGCGCCACGTGGAAGGGCACGATCCCGGCCACGCTCGAGCCGGGGAAGCACACGCTGACGTTCCAGGGCTCGGTCGATCGCGGCGTCGTGATCGACGTCGCCGAGGCGGAGAAGATCGTCGGCTGCGAGCTCTCCGACGCCCGCCTCGACTGGGGCTTCAAGGAGTCGTTCCGGGCCTACGTGTCCGGCTCGATCGCGAACGGCGACTGGTCCACGCAGGGCGACGCCTCGTACGAGACGCCCGAGTTCACCTGGTCGAAGGGTGACGGCGTGCTCGACGAGACGACGCGCGCGGGTGAGCTCGAGTTCGGTGGTGCCGTGGTGTTCACGGGCCACGACGGAGCGCTCGACACGACGATCGCCAACCCCGCGGTGACGATGACCGACGCGAAGTCCGCCACGCTCTCGGTCGACTACACGGGCGGCACGATGGACGCGGCGATGGCCGGCAAGGACGACCGAAAGACGATCGCCGCCGTGCCGTTCGCCGATCTCGACCTCAGCGCGGGCGAGGTCTCCGAGCAGGGCAAGACCGTCACGATCTCCGGCATCCCCGCCACGCTCACGAGCGCGGGCAGCGCGGCGTTCCCGAACTACGAGTCGGGTGCGGCACTCGATCCCGTCACGCTGACCTACACGGTGGCCGAGGACTGCGCCGCCGTCGCCGCGCAGCCCGCCGCGGGCGCTGAGGACGCGGCGGCTGTCGCCCTCGACCCGCTGGCCCCGGCCTCCTCCGCCGACTGGCCGCTGTGGCTCGCGGGGACGGTGCTGCTCATGCTCGCGTCCATCGCCGGTACGGTGCTCGTCATGCGACGCCGGACCCCCGGGGCGGATGCATGA
- a CDS encoding heme/hemin ABC transporter substrate-binding protein — MRRPARAAAAMLTALSMLLLTACGPGQEGSDPGAGADLPPLSELEASQPAKEITGPSTALLTDRHIEPVDTDEKPQLPATVVSHVRSGDTKVTVTDTSRIVAFDMAGSIAASLWGLGLGDQLVARDVSTDFPGAEDLPLITAEGHAVNAESVMAQKPTVIITDGSMGPRDVVEQLADTGVPVIFLENDASFEGAAQLARDVGAAVGLPQSGQALADRIEADVEAATAEVERFVPQQESDRLRMVFLYLRGNSGVYYLFADDSGVGDLVGALGGVNVANEMGWKGMQPLTDEALVKAKPDLILVMTHGLESTGGVDGLLAEKPAIALTPAGQSKRFVDMSDGDVLSFGPRSAGVVEALARAIYVPEAQE; from the coding sequence ATGAGGCGGCCCGCGCGCGCGGCCGCCGCGATGCTGACCGCTCTCTCGATGCTGCTGCTCACCGCCTGTGGTCCCGGCCAGGAGGGCAGCGACCCCGGCGCCGGCGCCGACCTGCCGCCGCTGTCCGAGCTCGAAGCGTCGCAGCCGGCCAAGGAGATCACCGGCCCCAGCACCGCGTTGCTCACCGATCGCCACATCGAGCCGGTCGACACGGACGAGAAGCCCCAGCTGCCGGCGACGGTCGTCTCGCACGTGCGCTCGGGCGACACCAAGGTGACCGTCACCGACACGTCGCGCATCGTCGCCTTCGACATGGCGGGCTCGATCGCGGCCTCGCTGTGGGGTCTCGGCCTGGGCGACCAGCTCGTGGCGCGCGACGTCTCCACCGACTTCCCGGGTGCGGAGGACCTCCCGCTCATCACCGCCGAGGGCCACGCGGTCAACGCCGAGTCCGTCATGGCGCAGAAGCCGACCGTGATCATCACCGACGGCTCGATGGGCCCGCGCGACGTGGTCGAGCAGCTGGCCGACACCGGCGTGCCCGTGATCTTCCTCGAGAACGACGCCAGCTTCGAGGGAGCCGCCCAGCTCGCGCGCGACGTCGGCGCCGCCGTCGGGCTGCCCCAGTCCGGCCAGGCCCTGGCCGACCGGATCGAGGCCGATGTCGAGGCCGCCACGGCCGAGGTCGAGCGCTTCGTCCCGCAGCAGGAGTCCGACCGGCTGCGGATGGTCTTCCTCTACCTGCGCGGCAACTCCGGCGTCTACTACCTGTTCGCCGACGACTCCGGCGTGGGCGACCTCGTGGGCGCCCTCGGCGGCGTCAACGTCGCGAACGAGATGGGCTGGAAGGGCATGCAGCCGCTCACCGACGAGGCACTGGTCAAGGCGAAGCCCGACCTCATCCTCGTGATGACGCACGGGCTGGAGTCCACCGGCGGCGTCGACGGCCTGCTGGCCGAGAAGCCCGCGATCGCGCTGACCCCCGCCGGCCAGAGCAAGCGCTTCGTCGACATGTCCGACGGGGACGTCCTGTCGTTCGGCCCTCGCTCCGCGGGGGTCGTCGAGGCGCTGGCGCGCGCGATCTACGTGCCCGAGGCCCAGGAGTGA